One window of the Janthinobacterium sp. PAMC25594 genome contains the following:
- a CDS encoding electron transfer flavoprotein-ubiquinone oxidoreductase, with product MTQPNNLVEQYGPRDTMEYDVVIVGGGPAGLAAAIRLKQLAAEKGQEVSVCVLEKGGELGAHILSGAIMDPKALTELIPNWKELGAPLNTAVTEDRILFLTETKAYKTPNFAVPACFENHGNYIVSLGNVVRWMGQQAENLGVEIFPGFPAAEILYNDDGSVKGVATGNMGVKRDGEPGPDFQLGMELHAKYTLFAEGARGHLGKQLMAKYDLNAGKDPQSYGIGIKELWEIDPALHQPGLVIHSTGWPLDAKTYGGSFLYHLENNQVMVGYVVGLNYENPYLSPYEEFQRYKTHPEIRKFFEGGKRISYGARAITAGGLQSLPKLVFAGGALIGCDAGFLNMSRIKGSHAAIKSGMLAADAAFGALGEQRQHDELSSYPVAFEQSWLHEELHVARNVKPWLSKGLYLGSLMTGIDQILFRGKAPWTLHHTHGDHECLKPAAQSKKIVYPKPDGKLTFDKMSSVFISNTNHAEDQPIHLTLKNASVPVDVNLAMYAGPEARYCPAGVYEFVKNDDGAERLQINAQNCVHCKTCDIKDPTQNIVWVTPEGGGGPNYPNM from the coding sequence ATGACACAGCCTAATAACTTAGTTGAACAGTACGGACCGCGCGACACCATGGAGTATGACGTGGTGATCGTCGGCGGCGGCCCCGCAGGCTTGGCGGCGGCCATCCGCCTGAAGCAGCTGGCCGCTGAAAAGGGCCAGGAAGTGTCCGTCTGCGTGCTGGAAAAAGGCGGCGAACTGGGCGCGCATATCCTGTCCGGCGCTATCATGGACCCGAAAGCGCTGACTGAACTGATACCGAACTGGAAAGAACTGGGCGCGCCCCTGAACACGGCAGTGACGGAAGACCGCATCCTGTTCCTGACGGAAACCAAAGCGTATAAAACGCCGAACTTCGCCGTGCCGGCCTGCTTTGAAAACCACGGCAACTACATCGTCTCGCTGGGCAATGTGGTGCGCTGGATGGGCCAGCAGGCGGAAAACCTGGGCGTGGAAATCTTCCCGGGCTTCCCTGCCGCGGAAATCCTCTACAACGACGACGGCTCCGTGAAAGGCGTGGCGACCGGCAATATGGGCGTCAAGCGCGATGGCGAACCGGGTCCCGACTTCCAGCTGGGCATGGAATTGCACGCCAAGTACACCCTGTTCGCCGAAGGCGCGCGCGGTCACCTGGGCAAGCAGCTGATGGCAAAGTATGACTTGAACGCCGGCAAGGATCCCCAATCGTACGGCATCGGCATCAAGGAATTGTGGGAAATCGACCCTGCCCTGCACCAGCCGGGCCTGGTGATCCACTCGACGGGCTGGCCATTGGACGCGAAGACCTATGGCGGCTCCTTCCTGTACCACCTGGAAAACAATCAGGTCATGGTCGGTTATGTGGTGGGCCTGAACTACGAAAACCCGTACCTGTCGCCGTACGAGGAATTCCAGCGTTATAAAACCCATCCGGAAATCCGCAAGTTCTTCGAAGGCGGCAAGCGCATTTCGTACGGCGCGCGCGCGATCACGGCCGGCGGCCTGCAATCGTTGCCAAAGCTCGTGTTCGCCGGCGGCGCGCTGATCGGCTGCGATGCAGGCTTTTTGAACATGAGCCGCATCAAGGGCAGCCACGCGGCCATCAAGAGCGGCATGCTGGCGGCGGACGCGGCCTTCGGCGCGCTGGGCGAACAGCGCCAGCACGACGAACTGTCCAGCTACCCTGTCGCGTTTGAACAATCCTGGCTGCATGAAGAGCTGCACGTGGCGCGCAACGTCAAGCCTTGGCTGTCGAAGGGCCTGTACCTGGGCAGCCTGATGACGGGCATCGACCAGATCCTCTTCCGCGGCAAGGCGCCCTGGACCCTGCACCACACGCATGGCGACCACGAATGCCTGAAACCGGCGGCCCAGTCGAAAAAGATCGTGTATCCGAAACCCGATGGCAAGCTGACCTTCGACAAGATGTCGTCCGTCTTCATCTCGAACACCAACCACGCGGAAGACCAGCCGATCCATCTGACCTTGAAGAACGCCAGCGTGCCCGTCGACGTCAACCTGGCCATGTATGCGGGTCCGGAAGCGCGCTACTGTCCCGCCGGCGTGTACGAGTTCGTGAAGAACGACGACGGCGCCGAACGCCTGCAGATCAATGCGCAAAACTGCGTGCACTGCAAGACCTGCGACATCAAGGACCCGACGCAAAACATCGTCTGGGTCACACCGGAAGGCGGCGGCGGACCGAATTATCCAAATATGTAA
- a CDS encoding tetratricopeptide repeat protein, whose amino-acid sequence MVSTLFLIRAMRRSFSNALLTVTIQSGTYHIAPMHATDNTASPQNAAQQPMQLEIDHVAQLYENGEHAQMESATRALLERYPASAFAWSVLSMALQLQGKDALPALHKTVDLAPDDAEAHLHLGNAQLAIGQLDLAVGSYVRALEIQPAFTEAFSRLGDALQAQGHLPEAADCYREVLKMDPAHAVAHMGLGDILQLQRQFKAAETSYRHALTLAPDAAEIHRAIGDVQLAMGQHEQAILSYERALASDPDCALAHGGLADVLYKLGRYQQAAARYGAAVQYLPHVAAHYHGWGRSLHAIGQAADAEAAYRRAIELAPSVVAPLLHYADLLRETRRTEQAIVIYQAVFLLEPKNTDALHNLGVALQENGKLDQALAAFQQLLALMPNNPIAHCNIGVVMQALGQRSIAMQSYRRALEMNPRHAAIHFNLGTCQMESGQMDEAAKSYATSIKLDPQAYQSHLNLNGTLNRLGRINEAIAHCRQVLKSNPDWDELHSNLLFYLSHSEHVDAAALFAEHLRFGERVEAPLRGAWPQHTNVRDPERRLRIGFVSADLHNHAVAHFITPILEYLSLSRQVEIVAYANSFHDDHVSRHLHGLFAVWRQVEKLSHAELAQLITSDAIDILIDLSGHTGFNRLPTFARKAAPLQVSWIGYPGTTGLQAMDYYLTDRYYSPPGKLDNQFTEKLVRLPAAAPFLPSPESPPVSTAPSIEKGYITYGSFNRAGKLNRATIARWSTLLRLVPSAKMVLAAMPNKHTSDMVRAWFVRDGIDAKRLTFHTHTNIRDYLALHATVDLCLDTYPYTSGTTGLHALWMGVPTLTMVGPTLPGYVTASILAHAGLTDFIAYSEDDFLRKGRKFAEDMSVLAGLRMHMRDRMTNSAIRQPTLIAKGLEVALRTMWRRWCASDQPISFEASAMEELAKPADEQA is encoded by the coding sequence ATGGTTTCCACGCTGTTTTTGATTCGCGCCATGCGAAGAAGTTTCTCTAATGCACTTCTAACCGTTACAATTCAGTCTGGCACTTACCATATCGCTCCCATGCACGCTACCGATAACACAGCATCGCCCCAAAATGCCGCGCAGCAGCCGATGCAACTGGAAATCGATCATGTCGCCCAGTTGTATGAAAACGGCGAACATGCGCAAATGGAAAGCGCAACCCGTGCCTTGCTCGAGCGCTATCCGGCATCGGCCTTTGCCTGGAGCGTGCTGAGCATGGCCTTGCAGCTGCAGGGCAAAGATGCGCTGCCGGCATTGCACAAGACGGTGGACCTGGCGCCGGACGACGCCGAAGCGCATCTGCACCTTGGCAATGCCCAACTGGCGATCGGCCAACTGGACCTGGCCGTCGGATCGTATGTCCGGGCATTGGAAATCCAGCCTGCCTTTACAGAAGCGTTCAGCCGCCTGGGCGATGCCTTACAGGCCCAAGGCCATCTCCCGGAAGCGGCCGACTGCTATCGCGAGGTGCTGAAAATGGATCCCGCCCATGCCGTGGCGCACATGGGCTTGGGCGACATACTGCAGCTGCAGCGGCAATTCAAGGCTGCTGAAACCAGCTATCGTCATGCGCTGACGCTTGCTCCGGACGCCGCTGAAATTCATCGCGCAATTGGCGATGTACAGCTTGCGATGGGGCAGCATGAGCAGGCAATCCTCAGCTATGAGCGGGCGCTGGCAAGCGATCCCGACTGCGCCCTGGCGCATGGCGGGTTGGCCGACGTGCTGTACAAGCTGGGCCGCTACCAGCAAGCAGCTGCCCGCTACGGCGCGGCCGTGCAATATCTCCCGCACGTCGCGGCGCACTACCACGGGTGGGGGCGCAGCTTGCATGCCATCGGCCAGGCGGCCGATGCCGAGGCGGCCTACCGGCGCGCCATCGAACTCGCTCCCTCAGTCGTAGCGCCATTGCTGCACTACGCAGACCTGCTGCGGGAAACACGACGCACGGAACAGGCTATCGTCATCTACCAGGCGGTTTTCTTGCTGGAACCCAAGAATACGGACGCCCTGCACAACCTGGGCGTGGCCTTGCAGGAAAACGGCAAGCTCGACCAGGCCCTCGCGGCTTTCCAGCAGTTGCTGGCACTGATGCCCAATAACCCTATCGCCCATTGCAATATTGGCGTGGTCATGCAAGCCCTGGGGCAAAGGAGCATCGCCATGCAAAGTTACCGACGCGCCCTCGAAATGAACCCCAGGCACGCCGCCATCCACTTCAACCTGGGCACTTGCCAGATGGAATCAGGTCAGATGGATGAGGCAGCCAAAAGCTACGCGACATCCATCAAACTCGACCCGCAAGCATATCAATCACATCTCAATCTCAATGGCACCCTGAACAGACTTGGCCGTATCAACGAAGCCATCGCTCACTGCCGCCAAGTGCTGAAGAGCAATCCCGATTGGGATGAGCTGCATAGCAACCTGCTGTTCTACCTGAGCCATAGCGAGCATGTGGATGCCGCCGCGCTGTTTGCCGAACACCTGCGTTTTGGCGAGCGAGTCGAAGCACCGCTGCGCGGCGCCTGGCCACAACACACCAACGTGCGCGATCCCGAGCGCCGCCTGCGCATCGGTTTTGTTTCCGCCGACTTGCATAACCATGCGGTAGCCCATTTCATCACGCCCATCCTCGAATACTTGAGCCTATCCCGGCAGGTGGAAATCGTGGCCTACGCCAACAGCTTTCACGATGACCATGTCAGCCGGCACCTGCACGGTCTGTTCGCGGTCTGGCGCCAGGTTGAAAAACTGAGCCATGCGGAGCTGGCGCAGCTGATCACCAGCGACGCCATCGACATCCTGATCGACCTGTCGGGCCACACCGGCTTCAACCGCCTGCCCACTTTTGCGCGCAAGGCGGCGCCGCTGCAGGTGAGCTGGATCGGTTATCCCGGGACGACTGGCTTGCAGGCGATGGACTACTACCTCACTGATCGCTATTATTCACCGCCGGGCAAACTCGATAATCAGTTCACCGAGAAATTGGTACGTCTGCCGGCCGCAGCTCCTTTTCTTCCGTCCCCGGAATCACCGCCGGTCAGTACTGCCCCATCCATTGAGAAGGGCTACATCACTTACGGCAGCTTCAACCGTGCTGGCAAGCTGAATCGGGCAACCATTGCCCGCTGGTCAACATTGCTGCGCTTGGTTCCGAGTGCAAAAATGGTGCTCGCTGCGATGCCGAACAAGCACACCAGCGATATGGTGCGGGCATGGTTCGTCCGCGATGGGATTGATGCCAAACGGCTCACCTTCCATACACATACGAATATTCGTGATTATCTTGCCCTCCACGCCACGGTCGACTTGTGTCTCGACACCTATCCCTACACCAGCGGCACGACCGGACTTCATGCCTTGTGGATGGGAGTGCCCACCCTGACCATGGTCGGACCGACATTGCCGGGCTACGTGACAGCGTCGATCCTTGCACATGCCGGCTTAACCGATTTTATCGCCTACAGCGAAGACGATTTTCTGCGGAAAGGCCGCAAGTTTGCCGAGGATATGAGTGTGCTGGCCGGTTTACGCATGCACATGCGCGACCGCATGACCAACTCCGCGATCAGACAGCCGACACTAATTGCAAAGGGCCTGGAAGTTGCACTGCGCACCATGTGGCGGCGCTGGTGTGCCAGCGATCAGCCAATTTCGTTCGAGGCAAGCGCCATGGAAGAGCTTGCCAAACCGGCCGACGAGCAAGCTTGA
- a CDS encoding DegT/DnrJ/EryC1/StrS aminotransferase family protein, producing MKPIGENPPIYVTQPTLPPLEDFLPYLQEIWANKILTNGGPFHQQLEQALADYLGVKHISLFANGTLALMTALQALRITGEVITTPYSFVATAHSLLWNGITPVFIDIAPGSFNMDPAKIEAAITPQTTAIMPVHCYGHPCDVEQIETIASNYGLKVIYDAAHAFGVHSGGSSVMNQGDLSVLSFHATKVFNTFEGGAIVSPDAKTKRHIDHLKNFGFVDEVTVVAAGINGKMNEVSAALGLLQLKTIDQALQQRASIDAMYRSGLATISGIECPAPPEGTVTNHAYFPILVQQDYPLSRDALFQKMRDASIFARRYFYPLISNFPMYRGMPSAASANLPNASRMASQVICLPMYPGLSTAQLEQIVQLIRTA from the coding sequence ATGAAACCCATTGGTGAAAATCCCCCCATTTATGTGACGCAGCCAACGCTGCCACCGCTGGAAGATTTTTTACCTTATCTGCAAGAGATATGGGCCAATAAAATCCTGACCAACGGGGGTCCGTTTCATCAGCAACTGGAACAGGCCCTGGCTGACTATCTTGGCGTCAAACACATTTCGCTGTTTGCGAACGGTACGCTGGCATTGATGACGGCGCTACAAGCTTTGCGCATTACAGGCGAAGTGATCACCACGCCCTATTCTTTCGTGGCGACCGCGCACTCGCTCCTGTGGAACGGCATCACGCCGGTGTTCATCGACATCGCGCCAGGCAGTTTCAATATGGACCCGGCAAAGATCGAAGCTGCTATCACGCCGCAAACAACAGCCATCATGCCGGTCCACTGCTATGGCCATCCCTGCGATGTGGAGCAAATTGAAACGATCGCCAGCAACTATGGATTGAAAGTCATCTATGACGCCGCACATGCATTCGGCGTGCACAGTGGCGGTAGCAGCGTAATGAATCAAGGTGATTTGTCAGTATTGAGTTTTCATGCGACCAAGGTATTCAATACCTTCGAAGGGGGAGCCATCGTTTCTCCCGATGCAAAGACGAAACGCCACATCGATCATTTGAAGAATTTTGGCTTTGTCGACGAAGTGACCGTGGTCGCCGCTGGCATCAATGGCAAAATGAATGAGGTCAGTGCCGCTCTCGGCTTGCTGCAGTTGAAAACAATAGACCAGGCGCTGCAGCAACGCGCCAGCATTGACGCAATGTATCGCTCAGGCCTTGCCACGATAAGCGGCATCGAATGCCCGGCGCCACCTGAAGGCACGGTGACCAACCATGCTTATTTCCCAATTCTGGTACAGCAAGACTACCCGCTCAGCCGCGACGCCCTGTTTCAGAAAATGCGCGATGCCAGTATCTTTGCGCGTCGTTATTTTTACCCCCTGATCAGTAACTTTCCCATGTATCGCGGCATGCCTTCGGCAGCCAGCGCCAATCTGCCAAACGCATCGCGCATGGCCAGTCAGGTCATCTGCCTGCCCATGTATCCCGGCCTGAGTACAGCGCAGCTCGAACAGATTGTGCAATTGATACGGACAGCCTGA
- a CDS encoding class I SAM-dependent methyltransferase: MSQFSPAGKPVLIFPAGMVRSLEYLEQCQRNGQAVIGSSSLAYDVSKTRYAQWEVLPYITEAGFDQALGELIKQHDIGGIYTPNPVAWAYLNKSLPRIAPGIAVINASPAEEELTGYRTASKLGHQLLTQTLSLASCVSAKPAMPDVQLSALFRHANIIPGMCDDEKIGALCEIGRYSVPGDIVEIGSAYGKSAFVLSRLARLYGIGKTLCIDPWKREYMVQNDAGGMVDDSVQYFDADETLRVFEMNLLPYSNGDINYMRLPSTEAALHYRAQRAVSTESFGMTEYCGNIAVLHIDGNHSYEAARADVEAWSGHVLPGGWIIIDDYVWPYGDGPQRVGDEFLHKNRTRLSCAFVMGTALFLQLH, translated from the coding sequence ATGAGCCAGTTCTCCCCCGCGGGTAAACCCGTCCTTATCTTTCCAGCAGGCATGGTGCGCTCGCTGGAATATCTTGAACAGTGTCAGCGCAACGGGCAGGCCGTGATCGGTTCTTCGTCGTTGGCTTACGATGTGAGCAAAACCCGATATGCCCAATGGGAGGTACTGCCCTATATTACGGAAGCCGGCTTTGACCAAGCCTTGGGCGAACTGATCAAGCAGCACGATATCGGCGGCATCTACACACCGAATCCCGTTGCCTGGGCCTATCTGAACAAGTCCCTGCCCCGGATCGCACCTGGCATTGCGGTGATTAATGCTTCGCCGGCAGAGGAAGAGCTGACAGGCTACCGCACGGCCAGCAAACTGGGCCATCAATTGTTGACTCAAACACTGTCGCTGGCCTCCTGCGTGAGTGCAAAACCAGCCATGCCGGACGTGCAACTGAGCGCCCTGTTCCGCCATGCCAATATCATTCCAGGCATGTGCGACGATGAAAAGATCGGCGCCCTGTGTGAAATAGGCCGCTACAGCGTGCCTGGCGACATTGTCGAAATCGGCAGCGCGTATGGCAAGTCAGCTTTTGTGCTATCCCGACTGGCGCGCTTGTACGGCATCGGCAAGACCTTGTGCATCGATCCATGGAAAAGAGAATACATGGTGCAAAACGATGCCGGCGGCATGGTTGACGACTCGGTCCAGTATTTTGACGCCGATGAAACGCTGCGCGTGTTTGAAATGAATTTACTACCTTACAGCAATGGCGACATCAATTACATGCGCCTGCCATCGACCGAGGCGGCGCTGCACTATCGCGCGCAGCGCGCGGTGAGTACGGAAAGCTTCGGCATGACCGAATATTGTGGAAACATTGCCGTGCTACACATCGATGGCAACCACAGTTATGAAGCGGCGCGCGCCGATGTCGAAGCCTGGAGCGGTCATGTGTTGCCGGGCGGCTGGATCATCATCGACGATTACGTCTGGCCATATGGCGATGGTCCGCAGCGGGTGGGCGATGAATTTTTGCATAAAAACAGGACTCGTCTCAGCTGCGCATTTGTCATGGGCACAGCACTCTTTCTGCAGTTGCACTGA
- a CDS encoding tetratricopeptide repeat protein, with translation MRTQAPAPATQATPAKSKADKIISAAIADYRKLQATLPRDAQVHYTIGNALYLSGKTDDAEAAFRHAVSLAPSSVTILRKLAELLATLKRNDEAIASYQAALLLDPRDLPTLNGLGTVLQQAGRFDEAIETYHRMLALDRDSAVAHNNIGSALQGQGEIHLAMQEYQRALEIAPHFASAHFNLGTSLLLLGKLDESLVHFSNTIKHDPHFYAAHNNLSATLSKLGWTEETVEACRQAIRINPEWNDMHSNLLFALTHSAVANPADIFEEHRRFGLQFEMPLRSRWPRHDNERDPERVLRIGFVSADLNNHAMANFITPMLENLMYATGLEIFIYSNNMVDDHITSHLRAVIGRWQQVRALTDDELAQQVVKDRIDILIDLSGHTGYNRLLAFARKPAPLQVTWMGYPMTTGMQSMDYFLTDRYYSPPGLLDAQFTEKLLRLPASAPYVPSPAAPAIEPAPSMENGYVTFGSFNRANKVSRSVIALWSTLLRGVPTAKMLLAGMPSEQITNMLRGWFDEEGIAAERLSFHPVTNVRDYLTMHRHVDVCLDTWPYTGGTTTLNALWMGVPTLTMVGRTLPSRVGATILGHQGLEQFIAIDEADFLQKGVSISADLAALASLRMGMRAHLSNSAIGQPVLIAAGVENALRTMWQRWCAGLPAESFDADPSQSSLARRAASMKALHAVNVDAAVLLAIEHHQASRLVEAETLYLAVIHSQPQHAIANHNMGLLAGQIGYFNKALPYLRAAILAAPEEGQFILSYARALLHAGQAAAAVEVLDDAIKRDLHTEGMQALLLRAQSAAAGEVLEPTQAEADHIVELYQAGRHAEMENAAHRLTMCYGASGFAWNALGTALQVQGKDALAVLQRAVQLAPDDAQVHGNLGNAWLDAGEHESAISCYARALELAPALAEACCNMGSAQHAMGNVAGAAESFHRAARIDPAYALAHANLGNVLAQLGELQEAVASYHAALALVPDDVQLHRDLAHVLRSLDRNEEAEASDRQADLLARAGHATH, from the coding sequence ATGCGCACGCAAGCACCGGCTCCGGCAACACAGGCAACTCCAGCCAAAAGCAAGGCTGACAAGATCATATCGGCGGCCATTGCCGACTATCGCAAACTGCAGGCAACCTTACCCAGAGACGCACAAGTTCATTACACCATCGGCAATGCACTGTATCTGAGCGGTAAAACCGACGATGCGGAGGCGGCATTTCGCCATGCTGTCTCCCTGGCGCCATCTTCGGTCACGATCTTGCGCAAGCTGGCGGAACTACTGGCAACGCTCAAGCGCAATGACGAGGCCATCGCCAGCTATCAGGCGGCATTGCTGCTTGATCCTCGCGATCTGCCGACCCTGAATGGTTTGGGAACCGTGCTGCAGCAGGCTGGCAGGTTCGATGAAGCCATCGAGACATATCACCGGATGCTCGCGCTCGATCGGGATAGCGCCGTTGCGCATAATAATATCGGTTCGGCCCTGCAGGGCCAGGGCGAGATTCATCTGGCAATGCAGGAATATCAACGCGCACTGGAAATTGCCCCGCATTTCGCTTCCGCCCACTTCAACCTGGGCACCAGTCTGCTATTACTGGGAAAGCTAGATGAGTCGCTGGTCCATTTTTCAAACACGATAAAACACGACCCGCATTTTTATGCGGCACACAACAATCTCAGCGCCACTCTGAGCAAGCTGGGATGGACCGAGGAGACCGTCGAAGCATGTCGTCAGGCCATCCGGATCAATCCTGAGTGGAACGATATGCACAGCAACCTGCTGTTTGCGCTGACGCACAGCGCGGTTGCCAATCCTGCGGATATCTTTGAAGAGCACAGGCGCTTCGGCCTGCAATTTGAAATGCCTTTGCGTTCACGCTGGCCGCGGCATGACAACGAACGCGATCCGGAGCGCGTGCTGCGCATCGGCTTTGTTTCGGCTGACCTGAACAACCACGCGATGGCCAATTTCATTACGCCGATGCTGGAAAATTTGATGTACGCGACCGGCCTGGAAATCTTCATCTATTCCAATAACATGGTCGACGATCACATCACCAGTCATTTACGCGCAGTGATCGGCAGGTGGCAGCAAGTCAGAGCTCTGACGGATGATGAGTTGGCGCAACAGGTCGTAAAAGACCGCATCGATATCCTGATCGACCTGTCCGGCCATACCGGCTACAACCGCCTGCTGGCCTTCGCGCGCAAACCGGCGCCGTTACAAGTGACCTGGATGGGTTATCCGATGACCACCGGGATGCAGTCGATGGATTACTTCCTGACGGACCGCTACTATTCACCGCCCGGACTGCTCGATGCCCAGTTCACTGAAAAATTACTCAGATTACCCGCCAGCGCCCCATACGTGCCATCGCCGGCCGCACCGGCAATCGAGCCCGCCCCGTCAATGGAAAATGGCTACGTCACCTTCGGCAGCTTCAATCGCGCCAATAAAGTGAGCCGCAGCGTCATCGCGCTATGGTCGACTCTGCTGCGCGGCGTGCCAACAGCGAAAATGTTACTTGCTGGCATGCCTAGCGAACAGATCACCAACATGCTGCGCGGCTGGTTCGATGAAGAGGGCATCGCCGCCGAACGCTTGAGTTTTCATCCTGTCACCAACGTACGCGACTACCTGACCATGCACCGGCATGTCGACGTCTGCCTCGACACCTGGCCCTACACGGGCGGCACGACTACCCTGAATGCCCTCTGGATGGGCGTGCCGACGCTGACCATGGTTGGCCGGACCTTGCCGAGCCGGGTCGGCGCGACGATCCTCGGCCACCAGGGACTGGAACAGTTCATCGCCATCGATGAGGCGGACTTCCTGCAAAAAGGGGTGAGCATCTCCGCCGACCTGGCCGCCCTGGCCAGCCTGCGCATGGGCATGCGCGCGCACTTGAGCAACTCCGCCATCGGCCAGCCGGTACTGATAGCAGCGGGCGTGGAAAATGCGCTGCGCACCATGTGGCAACGCTGGTGCGCCGGCTTGCCGGCCGAGTCCTTCGATGCGGACCCGTCGCAAAGCTCCTTGGCAAGACGTGCCGCCAGCATGAAGGCCTTGCATGCGGTGAACGTCGATGCGGCAGTGCTGCTGGCGATTGAACATCACCAGGCCAGCCGTCTTGTCGAGGCGGAAACGCTGTATCTTGCCGTCATCCATAGCCAGCCACAGCATGCGATTGCCAATCATAATATGGGCCTGCTCGCTGGCCAGATTGGCTACTTTAACAAAGCACTACCTTATCTGCGCGCAGCCATCTTGGCCGCCCCCGAGGAGGGCCAGTTCATTTTATCTTACGCGCGAGCATTGCTGCATGCGGGGCAGGCGGCGGCGGCGGTCGAGGTCCTTGATGACGCGATCAAGCGCGATCTGCATACTGAAGGTATGCAAGCCTTGTTGCTGCGAGCACAATCGGCAGCGGCGGGCGAAGTGCTTGAACCTACCCAGGCGGAAGCCGATCACATCGTCGAGCTGTATCAGGCCGGCCGCCATGCGGAAATGGAAAATGCCGCACACAGGCTGACCATGTGCTATGGCGCGTCCGGTTTTGCGTGGAACGCTCTCGGTACGGCCTTGCAGGTACAAGGCAAGGATGCGCTGGCGGTCTTGCAACGCGCCGTGCAACTGGCACCGGATGACGCCCAGGTCCATGGAAACCTGGGCAACGCATGGCTAGACGCTGGCGAGCATGAATCGGCCATCAGCTGTTACGCGCGCGCACTTGAACTTGCCCCAGCTCTTGCAGAAGCCTGCTGCAATATGGGCAGTGCCCAGCATGCGATGGGCAATGTCGCCGGGGCTGCGGAAAGTTTTCACCGCGCGGCGCGTATCGACCCGGCGTATGCGCTGGCGCATGCCAACCTGGGCAACGTGCTGGCGCAACTGGGCGAACTGCAGGAAGCCGTCGCGAGCTACCACGCGGCGCTTGCCTTGGTTCCAGACGACGTCCAACTGCATCGGGATCTCGCGCATGTGCTGCGCTCGCTCGACAGGAACGAGGAAGCGGAGGCCAGCGACCGGCAAGCGGACCTGTTGGCCCGTGCGGGGCACGCGACACATTGA
- a CDS encoding flagellin, with translation MLSLHTNAAALSAQSSISKTQQSLSTSMTRLSTGYRINSAMDDAAGLQIATRLKAQTSGMAMAMRNTQNATSMIQTADGALGETVNILVRMKDLATQAADGSATGADKTAMQAEFDTLTNELSNVLGNTSFAGAKLMSKQATATDVANATVAVTNDTTAVGAGTTGTTGAKAAAAATLVSAQAAYTATPTTATALALTNASTASVDADKAHDVAVAKLAASTAFEALATASNAGPAGTGDGKFAANLDFQIGASTSESMSFDLSSQLGSMHTAIKGATAEYNTFGAAASTPGTELTAVGGASAAIDKLQAAIDAVGTSRSALGAAGNRLDHVATNLANVSTNTQGATGRIMDTDFATESSNMTASQMLLQAGTAMLKQSNSMSSMVMSLLQ, from the coding sequence ATGCTGAGCCTTCACACCAATGCAGCGGCCCTGTCCGCCCAATCGTCGATCTCAAAAACCCAACAATCGCTGTCGACTTCGATGACGCGCCTCTCCACCGGCTACCGCATCAACTCGGCAATGGACGACGCTGCCGGCCTGCAAATTGCAACCCGTCTGAAAGCACAGACCAGCGGTATGGCCATGGCCATGCGCAATACCCAGAACGCTACTTCGATGATCCAGACCGCCGACGGCGCGCTGGGCGAGACCGTCAACATCTTGGTCCGCATGAAAGATCTGGCCACGCAAGCGGCCGACGGTTCAGCAACCGGCGCAGACAAGACGGCAATGCAAGCCGAATTCGACACGCTGACCAACGAACTGAGCAACGTTCTGGGCAACACCTCGTTCGCTGGCGCGAAACTGATGTCGAAACAGGCTACCGCGACCGACGTTGCCAACGCGACCGTTGCCGTCACCAACGACACAACCGCTGTCGGCGCTGGCACCACCGGTACCACCGGCGCCAAAGCTGCCGCAGCCGCCACGCTGGTTTCGGCACAAGCGGCCTACACCGCCACGCCAACCACCGCAACTGCCCTGGCGTTGACCAATGCATCGACGGCCAGTGTCGATGCCGACAAAGCCCACGATGTTGCTGTAGCCAAATTGGCCGCGTCGACCGCATTCGAAGCACTGGCAACGGCAAGCAACGCCGGCCCTGCAGGTACAGGCGACGGCAAGTTCGCCGCCAACCTGGACTTCCAGATCGGCGCGTCGACCAGCGAATCGATGAGCTTCGACCTGTCGTCGCAACTGGGCTCCATGCACACCGCCATCAAAGGCGCGACTGCGGAATACAACACCTTCGGCGCGGCAGCATCGACGCCTGGTACCGAACTGACCGCCGTCGGCGGCGCATCGGCAGCCATCGACAAACTGCAAGCGGCGATCGACGCTGTTGGTACCTCGCGTTCGGCACTGGGCGCAGCGGGTAACCGTCTGGACCACGTTGCCACCAACCTGGCCAACGTCAGCACCAACACCCAGGGCGCAACGGGCCGCATCATGGATACCGACTTCGCGACCGAAAGCTCGAACATGACCGCTTCGCAAATGCTGCTGCAAGCTGGTACCGCGATGCTGAAACAAAGCAACAGCATGTCCTCGATGGTCATGTCTCTGCTGCAATAA